The following proteins are encoded in a genomic region of Deltaproteobacteria bacterium:
- a CDS encoding S41 family peptidase has translation MKQIAVALLLGISFFAMPSLSPAADKKEKTITRELYQDLELFAKILHHVKSDYVEDVKDKELIEGSIRGMLTALDPHSLFMPAEVYRELRVDTEGKFGGIGIEVTSKDNFLTVVAPLEGTPADRARIRAGDRILRINKTPAKGMSLTDAVKMMRGERGSRITLVLQREGSKPFQVTLVRDLIRIQSVRKELVDKRYGYVRVTSFQEGTAKELDRALRELEKKVPGGLAGLVLDLRNNPGGLLDEAVEVADQFLESGTIVVTKSRHNKEVDKKEARREKTHPAYPLIVMVNGGSASAAEIVAGALQDHRRGILLGTSTFGKGSVQTVYELGDGSALKLTIAKYYTPSGRSIQAQGIKPDIEVGEVKPEMIASTATTPRERVVREKDLKGHLEGGSPKGEEEDSEKEAETSPKGGSPKGGSPKGKKGKATPEQKPEDYQKETALNYIKSWDTFQSKGRLR, from the coding sequence ATTCTCCATCACGTCAAGAGTGATTACGTCGAGGATGTCAAGGACAAGGAACTGATTGAGGGGTCTATCCGTGGGATGCTCACAGCGTTGGACCCCCACAGCCTCTTTATGCCGGCGGAGGTTTACAGGGAACTTCGTGTTGATACGGAGGGAAAGTTTGGCGGGATCGGGATCGAGGTGACCTCCAAAGACAATTTTCTGACGGTGGTGGCCCCCCTGGAAGGGACACCGGCGGACCGCGCCAGGATACGGGCGGGAGACAGGATCCTCAGGATCAACAAAACCCCCGCCAAGGGGATGTCACTCACCGATGCCGTCAAGATGATGCGGGGGGAGAGGGGGAGCCGGATAACCCTTGTCCTGCAAAGAGAGGGGAGCAAACCGTTTCAGGTCACCCTGGTGAGGGATCTGATCCGGATCCAGAGTGTCCGGAAGGAATTGGTGGATAAAAGATACGGCTATGTCCGGGTGACTTCCTTCCAGGAGGGGACGGCCAAAGAGCTGGATCGTGCCCTGCGGGAACTCGAAAAAAAGGTGCCCGGGGGACTGGCCGGTCTTGTCCTGGATCTTCGCAATAACCCCGGTGGTCTCCTGGATGAGGCCGTTGAGGTGGCAGATCAGTTTCTGGAGAGCGGGACGATTGTCGTGACCAAGAGTCGCCATAACAAGGAGGTCGACAAGAAAGAGGCCCGAAGGGAAAAGACGCATCCCGCTTATCCCCTCATTGTGATGGTGAACGGGGGGAGCGCCTCGGCGGCAGAGATTGTTGCCGGGGCCCTGCAGGATCATCGTCGAGGCATCCTTTTGGGAACGTCGACCTTTGGTAAAGGTTCCGTGCAAACGGTCTATGAGTTGGGGGATGGTTCGGCCCTCAAGCTGACAATTGCCAAATATTACACCCCCTCCGGCCGGTCGATCCAGGCCCAGGGGATCAAACCGGATATTGAGGTGGGTGAGGTGAAGCCGGAAATGATTGCCTCTACGGCGACTACTCCGCGGGAGCGGGTGGTTCGCGAGAAGGACCTCAAGGGGCACCTGGAGGGCGGTTCGCCCAAAGGGGAAGAAGAGGATTCCGAAAAAGAGGCAGAAACCTCACCCAAGGGTGGCTCACCCAAGGGTGGTTCACCCAAAGGCAAAAAGGGAAAAGCAACCCCGGAGCAAAAACCGGAAGACTACCAGAAGGAAACCGCCCTCAATTACATCAAAAGCTGGGATACCTTTCAATCAAAAGGCCGGTTGCGTTAG
- a CDS encoding dCTP deaminase — MPVKPDHWICEMAEQKKMIEPFAKDQVRKGVISYGVSSYGYDMRLSDQFKVLRPASDKPEAEILDPKNVDPSHFEEKRESVRIIPPHSFVLGQSIEYFRIPRDILAIAFGKSTYARSGVFVNLTPFEPEWEGFVTIQIANLSPYSAKVYAGEGIAQVLFLEATDLCQTSYKDKKGKYQAQKEITTSKI; from the coding sequence ATGCCTGTCAAACCTGACCACTGGATCTGCGAGATGGCTGAACAAAAAAAGATGATTGAGCCATTCGCCAAAGATCAGGTTCGAAAAGGGGTGATCTCCTACGGGGTTTCTTCGTACGGCTACGACATGCGCCTCTCAGATCAGTTCAAGGTTTTGCGACCCGCTTCAGACAAACCGGAGGCAGAGATCCTCGACCCCAAGAATGTCGATCCCTCGCACTTCGAGGAAAAACGGGAGTCGGTCCGCATCATCCCTCCGCACAGTTTTGTCTTGGGCCAGAGTATCGAATATTTCCGGATCCCGCGGGATATTCTGGCGATCGCCTTCGGCAAGTCGACCTATGCCCGGTCCGGGGTTTTTGTAAACCTCACCCCCTTTGAACCGGAGTGGGAAGGGTTTGTCACCATTCAGATTGCCAACCTTTCCCCCTATTCTGCAAAAGTCTACGCCGGGGAGGGGATCGCCCAGGTCCTTTTTCTGGAGGCGACCGATCTCTGCCAAACCTCCTACAAGGATAAAAAGGGAAAATATCAGGCCCAAAAAGAGATCACGACCTCGAAGATCTAG
- a CDS encoding acyl-CoA dehydrogenase family protein, translating into MPDFDLTAEQEMLRKTIRDFAEKEIRPVAQKLDEKEEFSCALTARMAGLGLFGMTISPDYGGQGADTLSYILCVEELARVDGCQAATVAAANSLGIGPIVAFGTEKQKRKYLPDLCTGKKLWAFGLTEPEAGSDAGSSKTHAELKNGKWLINGSKIFITNGSTEITAGVTVQCVTGVEKQTGKKEISCIIVEKGAAGFVAKTMHHKMTWRSSNTAELYFQDVTVPEENLLGKRGDGFRQMLKTLDSGRLGIAAMGLGGAEGAFEAALKYSQERKTFGVPIAKHQAIAFKLADMATEIEAARGLLYRACWLKDQGRPFAKEASMAKLYCSEVMGRVVDHAVQIFGGYGLMEEYPVAKFYRDQRLLEIGEGTSEVQRIVISRHLGC; encoded by the coding sequence ATGCCTGATTTTGATCTGACGGCCGAGCAAGAGATGCTCCGGAAAACGATCCGTGACTTTGCCGAAAAAGAGATCCGGCCGGTCGCCCAAAAACTGGATGAAAAAGAGGAGTTTTCCTGCGCCCTGACCGCCCGAATGGCCGGCTTGGGACTCTTTGGAATGACGATTTCTCCTGATTATGGTGGACAAGGGGCAGACACCCTCTCCTATATCCTTTGCGTCGAGGAACTGGCCCGTGTCGATGGCTGTCAAGCGGCGACCGTGGCGGCGGCCAACTCTTTGGGGATCGGGCCGATTGTGGCCTTCGGGACTGAAAAACAGAAACGGAAATACCTTCCCGATCTTTGCACTGGCAAAAAACTATGGGCCTTTGGCCTGACCGAGCCGGAGGCGGGGAGCGATGCCGGCAGTTCCAAGACCCACGCCGAACTCAAAAATGGCAAATGGCTCATCAACGGCTCCAAGATTTTTATCACCAACGGTTCGACCGAGATCACGGCCGGTGTAACGGTGCAATGTGTGACCGGCGTTGAAAAACAGACCGGTAAGAAGGAAATCTCTTGCATCATTGTAGAAAAAGGGGCCGCCGGTTTTGTGGCGAAGACGATGCACCACAAGATGACCTGGCGTTCCTCCAACACGGCGGAGCTCTATTTTCAGGATGTGACGGTGCCGGAGGAAAATCTTTTAGGCAAAAGGGGGGATGGTTTTCGTCAGATGTTGAAGACGCTCGACTCCGGCCGTCTGGGGATCGCCGCGATGGGGTTGGGTGGGGCCGAAGGGGCGTTTGAGGCGGCCTTGAAATATTCCCAGGAGAGAAAAACCTTTGGCGTGCCAATCGCCAAGCATCAGGCGATCGCCTTCAAGTTGGCCGATATGGCAACCGAGATCGAGGCGGCCCGCGGCCTCCTTTACAGGGCCTGCTGGCTGAAAGACCAGGGGCGGCCGTTTGCCAAGGAGGCCTCGATGGCAAAACTTTATTGTTCCGAGGTGATGGGGAGGGTGGTCGATCATGCGGTGCAAATTTTTGGCGGGTACGGCCTGATGGAGGAATACCCGGTCGCCAAATTTTACCGGGACCAGCGTCTTTTGGAGATTGGGGAAGGAACGAGCGAGGTCCAACGGATCGTGATCTCACGACATTTGGGGTGCTAA
- a CDS encoding 6-phosphofructokinase, with the protein MKLGVLTGGGDCPGLNAAIRAVVRRAVSLNIGIDGILEGWKGLLTSHFRPLDIASVSGILPMGGTILGTTRINPLKTPEMKRKVIENFRRSPLDGVLAIGGEGTMRVSYAFHKAGIPTIGIPKTIDNDLWGTDVTIGFDTAVQIATDAIDRLHTTAESHHRVMIVEVMGRHTGWIAACAGIAGGGDAILIPEVPFSLNHLIRLLKQRASRGKNFSIIVVSEDARLYEGVGRKKKILKTPTKKDEYGDIKLGGIGMLLARELQKRTSFEIRVTELGHVQRGGTPTAYDRILATRLGVEAVNLAHSGKFGRMVGIQGNKIISLPLQQVVKKIKTVDPAFYKLAEVFFG; encoded by the coding sequence ATGAAACTCGGAGTGCTCACAGGGGGGGGTGACTGCCCCGGTCTGAATGCCGCCATTCGTGCGGTTGTCCGGCGGGCCGTTTCCCTCAACATTGGCATCGATGGCATCCTGGAAGGATGGAAAGGGCTTCTGACTTCTCATTTCCGTCCGCTCGATATCGCCTCGGTCTCCGGCATCCTCCCGATGGGGGGAACGATCCTCGGGACGACCCGTATCAACCCTTTGAAGACACCGGAGATGAAGAGAAAGGTCATTGAAAACTTCCGGCGTTCCCCCCTGGACGGCGTATTGGCGATCGGCGGCGAGGGAACGATGCGGGTCTCCTATGCCTTCCACAAGGCCGGCATCCCGACGATCGGCATCCCCAAAACGATCGACAACGATCTTTGGGGGACCGATGTCACGATCGGTTTTGATACCGCGGTGCAAATTGCGACGGACGCCATCGATCGTCTCCACACCACCGCAGAATCCCACCACCGCGTGATGATCGTGGAGGTGATGGGACGTCACACCGGCTGGATCGCCGCCTGTGCCGGCATTGCCGGCGGGGGGGATGCCATCTTGATTCCGGAAGTCCCTTTTTCACTCAATCACTTGATAAGGCTTCTGAAGCAACGAGCCAGCCGCGGCAAGAATTTTAGCATCATCGTCGTTTCCGAAGACGCCCGGCTCTACGAAGGGGTTGGGAGGAAGAAAAAGATCCTCAAGACCCCCACCAAAAAAGACGAGTACGGCGACATCAAACTGGGGGGTATCGGGATGCTTCTCGCGAGGGAGTTGCAGAAAAGGACCTCGTTTGAGATCCGGGTGACGGAACTGGGGCATGTTCAGAGGGGAGGAACGCCAACCGCCTATGACCGGATCCTCGCCACCCGCCTCGGCGTGGAGGCGGTTAATCTCGCCCATAGCGGAAAATTCGGCCGGATGGTCGGGATCCAGGGGAACAAAATAATTTCCCTCCCGCTCCAACAGGTGGTCAAGAAGATCAAGACGGTGGATCCCGCTTTCTATAAGCTGGCAGAGGTTTTCTTCGGTTGA
- the amrS gene encoding AmmeMemoRadiSam system radical SAM enzyme translates to MTQEGTLYEKLEGEKVRCFSCGHRCVIPEGRIGICKVRFNKGGKLQVPFGYVGALQCDPIEKKPFFHAMPGTEAFSFGMLGCDYHCPNCQNWLTSQALRDPKAIAPPQKVTPKELVAMARERGASTLASTYNEPLITSEWAVAVFQEAKRAGFKTAYISNGNGTPQVINYLRPWVDLYKVDLKGFNDKHYRELGGLLDPVLETIQAIHEKQFWLEVVTLIIPGFNDSDEELRQIARFLAKISKEIPWHLTAFHKDYKMRGPANTPVETLVRAARIGQEAGLHFIYAGNLPGKVGDLENSYCPSCKTLLVERVGYTILKNNLQSGCCPQCLQKIPGVWG, encoded by the coding sequence ATGACCCAGGAAGGGACCCTCTATGAAAAACTGGAGGGGGAGAAGGTCCGCTGTTTTTCCTGCGGCCACCGGTGCGTGATTCCCGAAGGACGGATCGGGATTTGCAAGGTCCGCTTTAATAAAGGAGGGAAACTCCAGGTCCCCTTTGGTTATGTGGGGGCGCTCCAGTGCGACCCGATCGAAAAAAAACCGTTCTTTCATGCGATGCCAGGAACCGAGGCCTTCTCCTTCGGGATGCTGGGGTGTGATTATCACTGTCCGAATTGCCAAAATTGGCTGACCAGTCAGGCCCTGCGCGACCCAAAGGCGATAGCCCCTCCGCAGAAGGTGACGCCCAAAGAATTGGTGGCGATGGCCAGAGAAAGGGGGGCCTCGACACTCGCCTCCACTTACAATGAACCACTGATCACCAGCGAATGGGCCGTGGCTGTCTTTCAAGAGGCGAAGAGGGCGGGATTCAAGACCGCCTATATCTCCAACGGCAACGGGACCCCACAAGTGATCAATTATCTAAGGCCTTGGGTTGATCTTTATAAAGTAGACCTCAAGGGTTTTAACGACAAACATTATCGGGAACTGGGGGGGCTGTTGGATCCTGTCCTTGAAACGATCCAGGCTATTCACGAAAAACAGTTCTGGCTGGAGGTTGTTACCCTCATCATCCCCGGCTTTAATGATTCGGATGAAGAGTTGAGGCAGATCGCCCGGTTTCTCGCCAAGATTTCAAAAGAGATCCCATGGCATCTGACCGCCTTTCACAAGGATTACAAAATGAGGGGTCCGGCCAACACACCGGTGGAGACTCTTGTTCGCGCCGCGCGGATCGGTCAGGAGGCAGGGCTCCACTTTATCTACGCCGGTAATCTGCCGGGAAAGGTAGGGGATCTGGAAAACAGCTATTGTCCCTCTTGCAAGACCCTCCTGGTTGAAAGGGTTGGGTACACAATCTTGAAGAACAACCTCCAGTCTGGCTGTTGTCCCCAATGCCTGCAAAAAATCCCGGGGGTTTGGGGCTAA